The following coding sequences lie in one Glycine max cultivar Williams 82 chromosome 19, Glycine_max_v4.0, whole genome shotgun sequence genomic window:
- the LOC100797784 gene encoding cyclic nucleotide-gated ion channel 1: MNAKGHKFVRFEDWKSESSFSPEQEDSIDSGNHKRRPSVGTVLKSIGRRLESGSEKMKNLRRASAVHPVSDGQKKLPPRKKILDPQGPVLQKWNKIFVITCVLAVSVDPLFSYIPVINNEEKCVHLDGALQITASVLRTFFDLFYILRIIFQFKTAFIPPSSRVFGRGELIDDPVAIMKRYLTSHFIIDILSIIPLPQVIVLAINRNSKTSDPFVAKDLLKYSVLIQYVPRLLRMYPLFKEVTRTSGILTETAWAGAAFNLFLYMLASHVVGANWYMLSVESELRCWRRELRNASLYHRKYMSCVDRNPNVFTLLNRTCSLVDPDTIKDPNTFNYGIFFDALDSRVVESTTDFPQKFFYCFWWGLRNLSSLGQNLKTSTDVSEIAFAIFIAIFGLVLFSLLIGNMQKYLQSTTVRVEEMRVKRQDAEQWMSHRMLPENLRERIRKYEQYQWQENRGVEEEALIRNLPKDLRRDIKRHLCLTLVKKVPMFEKMDEQLLDAMCDRLKPVLYTEKSYIVREEDPVDEMLFIMRGKVSTMTTNGGRTGFFNSMFLKAGDFCGEELLTWALDPNSSSNLPISTRTVETISEVEAFALTADDLKFVASQFRRLHSKQLQHAFRFYSSQWKTWAATFIQAAWRRYWKKKIERSLREAEDELQDALANEEESSLSLGATIYASRFAANALRNLRENSRHNRMQQRLLPLLPPKPAEPDFTSQKH, encoded by the exons ATGAATGCAAAGGGACATAAATTTGTGAG GTTTGAGGACTGGAAATCAGAGTCATCTTTTAGTCCAGAGCAAGAAGATTCTATTGACAGTGGGAATCACAAAAGAAGACCAAGTGTGGGTACTGTTTTAAAGAGTATAGGAAGAAGGCTTGAGAGTGGGTCGGAGAAGATGAAGAACTTGAGAAGAGCTTCAGCTGTCCATCCTGTAAGTGATGGACAGAAAAAGCTGCCACCTAGGAAGAAAATTCTTGATCCACAGGGTCCGGTCCTTCAGAAATGGAACAAAATCTTTGTAATAACGTGTGTGCTGGCTGTCTCTGTGGACCCGCTCTTCTCTTACATTCCGGTGATAAATAATGAGGAAAAATGTGTTCATTTGGATGGAGCATTGCAGATCACTGCCAGTGTTCTTCGCACCTTCTTTGATCTATTCTACATTCTTCGCATAATCTTTCAGTTTAAGACAGCATTCATTCCCCCTTCTTCTCGTGTTTTTGGAAGGGGTGAGCTCATTGATGATCCTGTGGCTATAATGAAAAGATACTTAACTTCACACTTCATCATTGATATTCTATCAATTATTCCACTTCCACAG GTGATTGTTTTAGCCATAAATCGAAATTCGAAAACATCAGATCCATTTGTAGCAAAGGATTTGTTGAAGTATTCAGTATTAATCCAGTATGTGCCAAGGCTTTTGCGGATGTATCCACTATTCAAAGAAGTAACTAGAACTTCTGGCATATTGACCGAGACAGCATGGGCTGGAgctgcttttaatctttttctcTATATGCTAGCAAGTCAT GTGGTTGGAGCTAACTGGTATATGCTTTCGGTAGAGTCAGAGTTGCGGTGTTGGCGCAGAGAGTTAAGGAATGCTTCACTCTATCATCGAAAATACATGAGTTGTGTAGACCGCAATCCAAATGTCTTTACACTTCTCAATCGAACTTGTTCTTTGGTTGACCCTGACACAATCAAAGACCCAAACACCTTCAATTATGGAATATTTTTTGATGCTCTAGATTCACGTGTTGTAGAATCAACAACAGATTTTCCTCAGAAGTTCTTCTACTGCTTTTGGTGGGGTTTGCGCAATTTAAG TTCTCTTGGACAAAATCTAAAGACTAGTACTGATGTCTCAGAAATAGCTTTTGCAATCTTCATTGCCATCTTTGGATTGGTCTTATTCTCATTACTTATTGGAAACATGCAG AAATATCTGCAATCTACAACTGTAAGAGTGGAGGAGATGAGAGTGAAGAGACAGGACGCAGAACAGTGGATGTCCCACCGTATGCTACCTGAGAACTTGAGGGAAAGAATTAGAAAGTACGAACAGTACCAATGGCAAGAAAATAGGGGTGTTGAGGAGGAGGCATTAATTCGTAACCTTCCTAAAGATCTCAGAAGGGACATTAAGCGTCACCTTTGCTTAACTTTAGTTAAAAAA GTGCCAATGTTTGAGAAAATGGATGAGCAGTTGTTGGATGCAATGTGTGATAGACTGAAGCCAGTCCTTTATACTGAGAAGAGCTACATTGTTCGTGAAGAAGATCCAGTTGATGAGATGCTTTTCATTATGCGCGGAAAAGTTTCGACCATGACAACGAATGGTGGAAGAACTGGTTTCTTCAACTCCATGTTCCTCAAGGCTGGTGACTTTTGTGGAGAGGAACTTCTGACATGGGCTTTGGATCCCAACTCCTCCTCAAATCTACCCATTTCAACCAGGACAGTAGAAACTATATCAGAAGTTGAAGCCTTTGCTCTCACGGCTGATGACTTGAAGTTTGTTGCTTCCCAATTTCGACGCCTTCACAGCAAACAGCTCCAACACGCTTTCAG GTTCTATTCCTCACAGTGGAAGACATGGGCTGCTACTTTCATACAAGCAGCTTGGCGTCGATACTGGAAAAAGAAGATTGAGAGGTCATTGCGCGAAGCAGAAGATGAGCTACAAGATGCTTTGGCAAATGAGGAAGAGTCTAGTCTAAGCCTTGGTGCAACCATATATGCATCAAGGTTTGCTGCCAATGCACTGCgaaatttgagagaaaatagcAGACACAATAGAATGCAACAGAGACTACTACCTCTGTTACCTCCAAAGCCAGCTGAACCAGATTTCACTTCTCAGAAACACTAA